The proteins below come from a single Triticum aestivum cultivar Chinese Spring chromosome 5D, IWGSC CS RefSeq v2.1, whole genome shotgun sequence genomic window:
- the LOC123124454 gene encoding nuclear poly(A) polymerase 1-like, whose amino-acid sequence MVKSNPSYLGISEPISLSGPTEKDVIQTAEVEKFLADAGLYESQEEAVSREEVLGKLDRTVKTWIKKATRVSGYGDQFVQQANAKIFTFGSYRLGVHGLGADIDTLYVGPRHATRNILEIMWLVCSSFFAFIFSTSILSSQAIDENRATWDDLFEPYPFFELYRNYLEVGITARNEDDLTNWKGWVESHLRTLVLKVAVLAYVHRREGIDIDVSHVKRKDIPLFVFSGGVRPRRSSRTAARNSRTVSRNDVTADVQVGNPLGVSRNDVTVDGQVGNPLTAESWSDPQSVVDRSRGYQSTSLLAPSVSSKETQNILNGHSNLHTEFVEHKHPGHFLGGTSSPGNIVVSDVVTQPINMPSTSSNAGPTNGLAICFNSSHKESEGIPSNNPVNFYPAVADELVSYQAKPDNKHVVPLHGSSLEGCSRRSPGQTRNLSSHGNNHLKRKAEEELELLPLFPSYDF is encoded by the exons ATGGTGAAGAGCAATCCTAGTTATCTTGGCATCTCTGAGCCAATCTCGTTAAGCGGGCCGACCGAGAAGGATGTCATTCAGACAGCTGAGGTCGAAAAG TTTCTTGCTGACGCGGGCTTGTACGAGAGTCAGGAGGAGGCTGTCTCTCGAGAAGAGGTCTTAGGCAAACTTGACCGG ACTGTGAAAACATGGATTAAGAAGGCCACTCGAGTGAGCGGCTATGGCGACCAGTTTGTGCAACAAGCAAATGCTAAGATCTTCACATTTGGTTCATACCGCCTTGGG GTGCACGGTCTTGGCGCAGATATTGATACGCTATATGTGGGTCCAAGACATGCAACTCGGAAT ATTCTTGAGATTATGTGGCTAGTCTGTAGCAGTttttttgcatttatttttagcaCTTCTATTTTAAGTTCACAG GCAATAGATGAAAATAGAGCAACCTGGGATGATTTATTCGAGCCATATCCATTTTTTGAATTATATAGAAATTATTTAGAGGTTGGTATCACAGCGAGAAATGAAGATGACCTCACGAATTGGAAAGGTTGGGTAGAGTCTCACCTTCGAACGCTTGTATTGAAG GTCgcagttcttgcttatgtacataggAGAGAAGGAATCGATATTGATGTGTCCCATGTAAAAAGAAAAGATATCCCTTTGTTCGTTTTTTCTGGTGGAGTACGCCCTCGTCGTTCTTCCAGAACAGCAGCTAGGAACAGTCGCACTGTTTCTAGGAATGATGTTACAGCTGATGTTCAAGTTGGAAATCCATTGGGTGTTTCTAGGAATGATGTTACAGTTGATGGTCAAGTTGGAAATCCATTGACCGCTGAAAGTTGGAGTGATCCTCAATCTGTTGTAGATCGTTCTCGTGGCTATCAAAGTACTTCTTTGTTGGCCCCTAGTGTATCAAGTAAAGAAACCCAAAATATTTTGAATGGACATTCAAATCTTCACACAGAATTTGTTGAGCATAAACATCCAGGGCACTTTCTTGGAGGTACATCTTCTCCTGGGAACATTGTCGTGTCTGATGTAGTTACACAACCAATCAATATGCCATCTACTTCAAGCAATGCTGGTCCAACAAATGGGTTGGCCATTTGTTTCAATAGTTCACATAAGGAATCTGAGGGGATTCCTTCAAATAACCCCGTGAATTTCTATCCAGCTGTGGCTGATGAGCTGGTATCGTATCAAGCTAAGCCTGACAATAAACATGTGGTTCCTCTTCATGGATCATCTTTGGAGGGATGTTCTAGAAGGAGCCCGGGCCAAACACGCAATTTGAGTTCCCATGGTAATAATCATCTGAAGCGCAAGGCTGAGGAAGAGCTGGAG CTTCTTCCACTATTTCCATCTTATGATTTTTAA